Proteins found in one Paenibacillus borealis genomic segment:
- a CDS encoding carboxymuconolactone decarboxylase family protein, producing MAQRVNYMQQSPELFKKFLDFSMALKNSSIEEKIEDLVSIRASQMNGCGFCLDMHVKQAKINGESELRLYHISIWRESTLFSPRERAALAWTEVLTRLPEHGVPDELYNRVREHLSEQEISDLSFSIMAINAWNRVNVGFTTVPGSSDAAYGLTKAGLS from the coding sequence ATGGCACAACGTGTGAATTATATGCAGCAGTCCCCGGAGCTTTTTAAGAAATTTCTCGATTTCAGCATGGCCTTGAAGAACAGCTCTATTGAGGAAAAAATTGAAGATCTGGTATCCATCCGGGCTTCCCAGATGAACGGCTGCGGCTTCTGTCTGGACATGCATGTGAAGCAGGCCAAGATTAACGGCGAGAGTGAACTGCGTCTCTATCACATCTCTATCTGGCGGGAATCAACACTGTTCTCTCCGCGTGAACGGGCAGCACTCGCCTGGACTGAGGTTCTGACCAGGCTGCCGGAGCACGGCGTGCCGGATGAGCTGTATAACCGTGTCCGTGAACATCTGTCCGAGCAGGAGATTTCCGATCTGTCCTTCTCCATCATGGCGATCAACGCCTGGAACCGGGTGAACGTGGGCTTTACCACCGTGCCGGGTTCATCTGATGCGGCCTATGGCTTGACCAAAGCCGGATTGTCGTAA
- a CDS encoding PucR family transcriptional regulator: protein MTESEPTFDRFFDSMESLADTISESLQSQVTIEDSNHHVIGYSSHQFESDPARISTIIGKKVPNTVIIGLRKKGVMHDLENTSHPIRIPAVMEVGLGPRLAMCIKHQQEILGYIWVVDRGNLAEGHAERIVEKAAGIAGRYLLKQRGWKTKQEKTFEDFFWKLLTSHYESEPRIRQEAEAGSILLPESYYIGVLESDKPVDEHFLQNFRRIMDAYAGQRLLFQTAEQNRLIILFSFVFPVEGTELLSSFVQKLIRDMGTSEGCRLTAGCSPGYREYTSAAAAYREALQILEIKKLLPYHARELLLYEEIGFWAYLPAILEQKRSRTRRSALLYPLKEHDREHKSDFLKTIAVYLTMNGNLKESAAFLHIHTNTLMYRLNRIAEITGRSLKETDYRTSMYLDILTEETAQVNGWFQEPPRFRE, encoded by the coding sequence TTGACAGAATCAGAGCCAACATTTGATCGTTTTTTTGACAGCATGGAATCCCTGGCGGATACCATCAGTGAATCGCTTCAGTCGCAGGTGACGATTGAGGACAGCAACCATCATGTGATCGGCTACAGCTCCCATCAGTTTGAGAGCGATCCGGCGCGTATCTCAACGATTATCGGCAAGAAAGTTCCCAATACCGTTATTATAGGGCTCCGCAAAAAGGGGGTCATGCACGATCTGGAGAATACCAGCCATCCCATCCGCATTCCCGCAGTTATGGAGGTGGGCCTCGGCCCCCGCTTGGCCATGTGCATCAAACACCAGCAGGAAATTCTCGGCTACATCTGGGTAGTGGACCGGGGAAATCTTGCCGAGGGGCATGCGGAGCGTATAGTTGAGAAGGCTGCCGGGATCGCCGGGCGGTATCTGCTGAAGCAGCGGGGATGGAAGACGAAGCAGGAGAAGACATTCGAGGATTTCTTCTGGAAGCTCTTGACCTCGCACTATGAGAGTGAGCCGCGCATCCGCCAGGAAGCGGAAGCCGGATCGATTCTGCTGCCGGAGAGTTATTATATCGGGGTGCTGGAGAGCGACAAGCCGGTGGATGAGCATTTCCTGCAGAATTTCCGGCGGATTATGGATGCCTATGCCGGACAGCGGCTGCTGTTCCAGACTGCCGAGCAGAACCGGCTGATTATTCTGTTCTCGTTTGTGTTTCCGGTGGAAGGGACGGAGCTGCTGTCCTCGTTCGTACAGAAGCTGATCCGGGATATGGGTACAAGCGAAGGCTGCAGGCTTACAGCCGGCTGCAGTCCGGGCTACCGCGAATACACTTCTGCGGCGGCGGCTTACCGCGAAGCGCTGCAGATTCTGGAAATCAAGAAGCTGCTGCCTTATCACGCCCGTGAGCTGCTGCTCTATGAAGAGATTGGCTTCTGGGCCTACCTTCCGGCCATTCTGGAGCAGAAGCGCAGCCGGACACGGCGCAGCGCTCTGCTCTACCCGCTTAAGGAGCATGACCGCGAGCATAAGAGCGATTTCCTCAAGACTATCGCCGTCTACCTTACAATGAACGGGAATCTGAAGGAATCGGCTGCTTTTCTGCATATCCATACCAACACGTTAATGTACCGGCTGAACCGGATCGCCGAGATTACAGGCAGGAGCCTGAAGGAAACGGATTACCGCACCTCCATGTATCTCGATATACTGACCGAGGAGACTGCGCAGGTAAATGGCTGGTTTCAGGAGCCGCCCCGGTTCAGGGAGTAG
- a CDS encoding response regulator yields the protein MWKVLLVEDEVFVRESVREIIAWEELGFTVSGEAGNGAEALEMIRQNAPDLVISDIVMPEMDGVELLRRTREEGYDSRFVMLTCMSDFENVRQAMEYGASNYILKLSMSVNSLRDTLRKINNELVKSRQPSSEVLNSAAPPSPLPHEELTSHPEIQKILQYLHAHYDEDITVKSMSQYVMMAENYVSTLFKKKTGQTLIHYLHQIRVDQAIRLLIHSDLPVYEIGNRVGFVNDNYFIKIFKRLTTQTPSQYRNNHRGKPEPVSM from the coding sequence ATGTGGAAAGTACTGCTGGTTGAGGATGAGGTTTTTGTACGGGAGAGCGTCCGCGAGATTATTGCCTGGGAAGAGCTCGGGTTCACCGTCAGCGGAGAAGCGGGTAATGGTGCAGAAGCGCTGGAGATGATCCGGCAGAACGCCCCTGACCTGGTAATTTCGGATATCGTCATGCCGGAGATGGACGGTGTCGAGCTGCTGCGCAGAACCCGTGAAGAGGGCTATGATTCCCGCTTCGTCATGCTTACCTGCATGAGCGATTTCGAGAATGTGCGGCAGGCGATGGAATATGGGGCCTCCAACTATATCCTGAAGCTGTCCATGAGTGTGAATTCACTCCGCGATACACTTCGCAAGATCAATAACGAGCTGGTGAAGAGCCGCCAGCCAAGTTCCGAAGTCCTGAATTCTGCCGCACCGCCATCGCCGCTGCCTCATGAGGAGCTTACCAGCCACCCGGAGATCCAGAAGATCCTCCAGTATCTGCACGCCCACTACGATGAGGATATTACCGTGAAGTCGATGTCCCAGTATGTCATGATGGCCGAGAATTATGTCAGTACCCTGTTCAAAAAGAAAACCGGCCAGACCCTAATCCATTATCTGCATCAGATAAGGGTGGACCAGGCTATCCGGCTCCTGATCCATTCCGATCTGCCGGTATACGAGATTGGCAACCGTGTCGGCTTCGTCAACGATAACTATTTCATCAAGATATTCAAACGCCTGACTACGCAGACGCCGAGCCAATACCGGAACAATCATAGGGGCAAGCCGGAACCGGTGAGCATGTAG
- a CDS encoding sigma factor-like helix-turn-helix DNA-binding protein — MIEQITEGLPAFEKSILYKIYLEGYSEAEVAKQLNMSQQAVSKWKKKILSQLSQTTKLLD; from the coding sequence ATGATTGAGCAGATCACGGAAGGCCTGCCTGCTTTTGAAAAATCCATCTTATATAAAATCTATCTGGAAGGATACAGCGAAGCGGAGGTCGCCAAGCAATTAAATATGAGCCAACAGGCGGTGAGCAAATGGAAAAAGAAGATCTTGAGCCAACTATCTCAGACAACGAAATTACTCGACTGA
- a CDS encoding SAM-dependent methyltransferase, with protein sequence MEDSISSTGSAGSPWEQADADQYVQNISRKIPGYQLQYELMDTLLTALLAQQTHPGLLIVGAGGGQEILKLGREHPDWNFSGLDTSQGMLLAAEQRLEAAGLMDRVQLHHREISSWNSSRQYDAATCMLMLHFVEGRENKLALLRSIAGRLKPGAPLCLSAINGEPASPAWRIQMAGWKLHMLGNGIELGQWQIFEQSFGETSHPLPAEEMDCLLEEAGFTAVSRFFGSYLIDGWVAVKAPYSP encoded by the coding sequence ATGGAAGACAGCATAAGCAGTACAGGCAGCGCAGGCAGTCCTTGGGAGCAGGCGGACGCGGATCAATACGTTCAGAATATAAGCCGCAAAATCCCCGGTTACCAGCTGCAGTATGAGCTGATGGATACGCTGCTGACAGCGTTGTTAGCTCAGCAGACTCATCCTGGGCTGCTGATCGTCGGAGCAGGCGGAGGACAGGAAATCCTGAAGCTCGGCCGGGAGCATCCTGATTGGAATTTTAGCGGGCTGGATACATCACAGGGCATGCTTCTGGCTGCTGAACAGCGGCTAGAAGCAGCGGGTCTGATGGACAGAGTCCAGCTGCATCACAGGGAGATAAGTTCCTGGAACTCTAGCAGACAGTACGATGCTGCGACCTGCATGCTGATGCTGCATTTCGTGGAAGGGCGGGAGAACAAGCTGGCGCTGCTCCGTTCCATTGCCGGGCGGCTCAAGCCGGGCGCACCGCTGTGTCTTTCGGCAATCAACGGGGAGCCAGCCTCCCCCGCGTGGCGGATTCAGATGGCGGGCTGGAAGCTGCATATGCTGGGCAACGGCATTGAACTAGGCCAGTGGCAGATCTTCGAGCAATCGTTCGGCGAGACCTCTCACCCGCTTCCGGCCGAAGAGATGGATTGTCTGCTGGAGGAAGCCGGATTTACGGCAGTGTCCAGGTTCTTCGGCTCCTATCTGATTGACGGCTGGGTAGCCGTGAAGGCACCATACAGTCCGTGA
- the sigJ gene encoding RNA polymerase sigma factor SigJ: MQELYAQYKNLLFKLAYQLTGSAADAEDAVQDVFLKVYDVPPERLAEPKAYLCKMVTNRCRDLHKSARRQREEYFGEWLPEPLAGTDGDSMDSVVQDDLLSYAMLVLQERLTPAERAVFVLREALGFEYQEIAGLVDKSEPNCRKLFSRASAKMGLVPGEPVQPEAATEEWVHGFLAALKQGNLNQLLAMLDPAAELIADGGGKVRAAAEPVVTRELIARFLLGPFRGAATINGEVTIEIGRINGQPGLILRSDEGIHTIGLLHIRDNLIRNLYIVRNPDKLQYAGS, translated from the coding sequence ATGCAGGAGCTGTATGCCCAGTATAAGAACCTGTTGTTTAAACTTGCCTACCAGTTAACCGGATCAGCCGCCGATGCCGAGGATGCGGTTCAGGATGTGTTCCTGAAGGTGTATGATGTACCGCCGGAGCGGCTGGCCGAACCGAAAGCCTATCTGTGTAAAATGGTCACGAACCGCTGCCGGGATCTGCATAAATCTGCGCGCAGACAGCGGGAGGAGTATTTCGGCGAATGGCTGCCCGAGCCTCTTGCCGGTACAGACGGGGATTCCATGGACTCCGTAGTTCAGGATGATCTCTTATCCTATGCCATGCTCGTCCTGCAGGAGCGGCTGACCCCTGCGGAGCGGGCCGTGTTTGTACTTCGTGAAGCGCTGGGCTTTGAATATCAGGAGATTGCCGGACTGGTTGACAAAAGCGAACCGAACTGCCGCAAGCTCTTCAGCCGGGCCAGCGCCAAGATGGGACTCGTCCCCGGGGAGCCTGTCCAGCCGGAGGCGGCTACAGAAGAATGGGTGCACGGGTTCCTGGCCGCCCTGAAGCAGGGCAACCTGAATCAGCTGCTGGCGATGCTTGATCCTGCAGCCGAGCTGATCGCCGACGGAGGGGGCAAAGTACGCGCTGCTGCCGAACCGGTAGTCACCCGCGAGCTTATCGCCCGCTTCCTGTTGGGACCTTTCCGCGGGGCAGCTACAATTAACGGTGAGGTGACTATTGAAATTGGCCGGATTAACGGACAGCCCGGCCTAATCCTCCGCTCGGATGAAGGTATTCATACGATTGGACTTCTTCATATCCGGGACAATCTGATCCGGAATTTATATATTGTAAGAAACCCGGATAAGCTGCAGTATGCGGGGAGTTAG
- a CDS encoding sensor histidine kinase → MSKLLRILIPQKLKYRLFTAFVCLILLPFGALNLYNYQRIETLVQKKISQQSHYQLEQMYRTLEDQISIAFKTLLFLQQDDTVKSVLLHPEQRSELENKRMMENIFKNLNNSFFLYNPSVYFMILDLTESAYTSYPPKDSLVYSELKANPGFDRGQMNTSSYHWVPNDNNYVLRDVSTSAYLLSLYAYLEDTRNKPYGMARISIDYTYWLRSIHKQSDLEQQYFLITRSGEDISQSVPGSQLSEKVKAGFAGQPGQQYFIDKDSNSLINYIYVESLDWYIVNRIPLSVLFVEIEGLKQQYFITFFVLTSIFLMMTFVIATTITRPLSHLQNKMKAAVQKSLKIRLPEHKFSGEILDLTRTFNTMLDDTHLLIQKLKAEERQKEAVHFQMLLAQTNPHFLLNTLNTIKWIAIREHNEDITNMTLSLGKLLEASLNTDKDLIHLKDEIELVEAYVHIQQVRYAHKFELTCRYDEDVLYALVPKLSLQPLVENAIIHGISRLPGNGLIELIVHREENRLIVEIRDNGVGMEQAGLNKVPRKRPGIGLSNIQERLRLLFREEGTLEVLSTGEGVTVRFTIPLLLSAPYGNEHPA, encoded by the coding sequence GTGTCAAAGTTATTGCGTATTCTGATTCCCCAGAAATTGAAGTACCGGTTGTTCACAGCCTTTGTATGTCTGATCCTGCTGCCCTTCGGCGCACTGAATCTGTATAACTATCAGCGCATCGAGACGCTGGTCCAGAAGAAAATCAGCCAGCAAAGCCACTACCAGCTGGAGCAAATGTACCGCACACTGGAGGATCAGATCAGCATTGCCTTCAAGACACTGCTGTTCCTGCAGCAGGATGATACCGTCAAGTCTGTGCTGCTCCATCCTGAACAGCGCAGTGAGCTGGAGAATAAACGGATGATGGAGAATATTTTCAAGAACCTGAACAACAGCTTCTTCCTGTACAACCCATCAGTGTACTTCATGATTCTGGACTTAACTGAAAGCGCATACACCTCTTATCCTCCTAAGGATTCTCTAGTTTATTCAGAACTAAAGGCTAATCCCGGGTTCGACCGGGGCCAGATGAATACCAGCTCTTATCACTGGGTGCCCAATGACAACAACTACGTGCTGCGCGATGTCTCCACCAGTGCCTATCTTCTATCCTTATACGCTTATCTGGAGGATACCCGGAACAAGCCCTATGGAATGGCCCGGATCAGCATCGATTATACGTACTGGCTGCGCTCTATTCATAAGCAGTCGGATCTGGAGCAGCAGTATTTCCTGATCACCCGCTCGGGAGAAGATATCTCCCAGTCCGTTCCGGGCAGTCAATTATCGGAGAAGGTTAAGGCAGGGTTCGCCGGGCAGCCCGGACAGCAGTATTTTATCGACAAGGATTCGAATTCGCTGATTAATTACATTTATGTCGAATCACTGGACTGGTATATCGTCAACCGGATTCCGCTGTCTGTGCTGTTCGTGGAGATCGAAGGGCTGAAGCAGCAGTACTTTATTACGTTCTTTGTCCTGACGAGTATCTTCCTGATGATGACCTTCGTGATTGCCACGACCATCACACGTCCCCTGTCCCATTTGCAGAACAAGATGAAGGCGGCCGTGCAGAAGAGCCTCAAGATCCGCCTGCCGGAGCATAAATTCAGCGGGGAGATCCTGGATCTGACCCGGACCTTCAATACTATGCTTGACGATACTCACCTGCTGATCCAGAAGCTGAAGGCCGAGGAGCGCCAGAAAGAGGCTGTCCATTTCCAGATGCTGCTGGCCCAGACGAATCCACACTTCCTGCTGAACACGCTAAATACGATTAAATGGATCGCCATCCGTGAGCATAATGAGGATATTACGAACATGACCCTGTCGCTCGGCAAGCTGCTGGAGGCCAGTCTCAATACCGATAAGGACCTAATCCATCTAAAGGATGAAATTGAGCTTGTAGAGGCTTATGTTCATATTCAGCAGGTCCGCTACGCCCACAAATTCGAATTAACCTGCCGCTACGACGAGGATGTTCTGTATGCGCTGGTTCCCAAGCTCAGCCTCCAGCCGCTGGTCGAGAACGCCATTATTCACGGGATCAGCAGATTGCCCGGCAACGGCCTGATTGAGCTGATCGTGCACCGCGAAGAGAACCGGCTGATTGTAGAGATCAGGGACAACGGCGTAGGCATGGAGCAGGCAGGTTTGAACAAGGTCCCGCGCAAGCGTCCGGGTATCGGGCTGAGTAATATTCAGGAGCGGCTGCGGCTGCTGTTCAGGGAAGAAGGGACGCTGGAGGTTCTCTCCACCGGGGAAGGCGTCACCGTCCGCTTCACCATACCGCTTCTATTGTCTGCACCTTACGGCAACGAACATCCGGCTTAA
- a CDS encoding helix-turn-helix domain-containing protein, with product MEKEDLEPTISDNEITRLIQAAKNKEAAAMLQLLELFKPDIQRLSRHARLPDEEAASEIIAGFLEFVSADEETTP from the coding sequence ATGGAAAAAGAAGATCTTGAGCCAACTATCTCAGACAACGAAATTACTCGACTGATCCAGGCAGCCAAAAACAAAGAAGCCGCAGCGATGCTGCAGCTCCTTGAACTATTTAAACCAGATATACAGAGGTTGAGCCGGCATGCCCGTTTACCGGATGAAGAGGCAGCCTCAGAAATCATCGCCGGATTTCTTGAATTTGTATCTGCAGATGAAGAGACTACTCCCTGA
- a CDS encoding carbohydrate ABC transporter permease produces the protein MKASWMKRQQYLGYLFIGPNMIGVILFFIIPAVYSFYLMFTDYKFMSPHTKFIGLDNIQRMLGDEVFYIAIKNTLLFLVSVPVSIGLAFIVAVVLNRSVYLKKLLRALYFMPYITSGVAVAFVWMLLFHPNNGPINGILRSVGIANPPGWLSTMETSMYAIDIIWIWFMLGYNMIIYLAALQEVSGELLEAAKIDGARTWQTVRSILWPLVSPTTFLLLITGLIMSIKQFGIIQAITQGGPGNSTTVLSLFIYQNAFRYYEMGYASAVSWALFLIILIFTVIQWLGQKRWVHY, from the coding sequence GTGAAGGCATCCTGGATGAAGCGGCAGCAGTACCTGGGCTATCTGTTTATCGGGCCAAATATGATTGGCGTGATTCTATTTTTTATCATACCTGCCGTCTATTCTTTCTATCTCATGTTTACAGACTACAAGTTTATGAGTCCCCATACCAAGTTCATCGGGCTGGATAATATTCAGCGGATGCTGGGGGATGAGGTATTCTATATCGCAATCAAGAACACGCTGCTGTTCCTGGTCTCCGTTCCGGTATCGATTGGACTGGCGTTCATCGTTGCCGTTGTGCTAAACCGGTCGGTGTATTTAAAAAAGCTGCTCCGCGCTTTGTACTTCATGCCCTATATTACAAGCGGCGTCGCTGTAGCCTTTGTCTGGATGCTGCTGTTCCACCCGAATAACGGTCCTATCAACGGTATCCTCCGGTCGGTCGGTATTGCGAACCCCCCAGGCTGGCTGTCGACGATGGAAACGTCCATGTATGCGATCGACATCATTTGGATCTGGTTCATGCTCGGCTATAACATGATCATCTACCTCGCCGCCCTGCAGGAAGTGTCCGGCGAGTTGCTGGAAGCCGCCAAAATCGACGGTGCCCGCACCTGGCAGACAGTCCGCAGTATCCTGTGGCCGCTGGTCAGTCCGACCACGTTCCTGCTGCTGATTACCGGACTGATTATGTCGATCAAGCAGTTCGGGATCATTCAGGCAATTACGCAGGGCGGACCGGGGAACAGCACCACCGTGTTATCTTTGTTCATCTATCAGAACGCCTTCCGCTATTACGAGATGGGCTATGCTTCAGCGGTCTCCTGGGCCCTGTTCCTGATCATTCTGATTTTCACCGTGATTCAATGGCTGGGCCAGAAACGCTGGGTTCACTACTAA
- a CDS encoding ABC transporter substrate-binding protein — protein sequence MKKTRWIAGITSLVLIMGLATGCGNSSNSSAANNESPAKGNGPQAASPVTLKMWGGVPPESGPQEVIDSWNKDHPDVQVEYVRFVNDDDGNLKLDTAMITGQDVDLFVNYTISHASKRVESGLALDLSTFTDYNIDEKMGIDAESWKIDGKYYGVPTTKSPFFIALNKEALDAANLPVPKEWTWNELREYAKKLKTGDQYGFIQNMEPFVDPIDSVLSQEGYTKADGTSNLDHPLVRQWLETLNGMMKDDKTTPPLGEQLTSKMPVEQVFLSGEVPMLNIGAWLLRSSNNFTDFPRDFTIAFAPVPRLAEAADDYVSRGGLGDYISINAKSKKQEAAWEFLKWYSDGGMSPMAAGGRLPASKDANQDDAVKSLIGDKSDSYDLDSLMYVMFDNQTPTYVRSLPQEVMDLRSQEYEKYFLDSQSLDQTVQAMVTRHNEYLKQNK from the coding sequence TTGAAAAAGACACGCTGGATCGCCGGAATTACTTCACTCGTTCTTATAATGGGCCTGGCTACAGGCTGCGGTAACAGCAGCAATTCATCTGCAGCCAATAATGAAAGCCCTGCCAAAGGCAATGGGCCACAGGCAGCAAGCCCGGTAACGCTCAAAATGTGGGGCGGTGTTCCGCCGGAATCCGGACCGCAGGAGGTCATTGACAGCTGGAATAAGGATCACCCCGATGTTCAGGTGGAATATGTACGCTTCGTTAATGACGACGACGGGAACCTCAAGCTGGATACGGCCATGATCACCGGGCAGGATGTAGATTTATTCGTGAATTACACGATCTCCCATGCCTCCAAACGGGTAGAATCGGGTCTGGCGCTGGATCTAAGTACCTTTACCGATTACAACATTGACGAGAAAATGGGCATTGACGCCGAGAGCTGGAAGATTGACGGCAAGTATTACGGAGTTCCCACTACCAAAAGCCCGTTCTTCATCGCTCTAAACAAAGAGGCTCTTGACGCGGCGAATCTGCCGGTTCCGAAGGAATGGACCTGGAATGAACTGCGTGAATATGCGAAGAAGCTGAAGACCGGCGACCAGTATGGATTCATTCAAAATATGGAGCCGTTCGTGGACCCGATTGACTCCGTATTATCTCAGGAAGGCTATACGAAGGCCGACGGCACCTCCAATCTGGATCATCCGCTCGTCAGACAATGGCTGGAGACCCTGAACGGGATGATGAAGGATGATAAGACTACACCGCCGCTCGGCGAGCAACTGACGTCCAAAATGCCGGTCGAGCAGGTCTTCCTCAGTGGAGAGGTGCCGATGCTCAATATCGGGGCGTGGCTGCTGCGCAGCTCGAATAACTTCACGGATTTCCCGCGTGATTTCACCATCGCCTTCGCGCCGGTACCCCGGCTTGCCGAAGCTGCGGATGATTATGTGTCCCGCGGGGGATTAGGCGATTATATCTCCATTAATGCCAAGTCCAAGAAGCAGGAAGCAGCCTGGGAATTCCTGAAATGGTATTCCGATGGCGGCATGTCGCCGATGGCAGCAGGCGGAAGATTGCCGGCCTCCAAGGATGCCAATCAGGATGATGCGGTGAAAAGTCTCATCGGCGATAAAAGCGATTCCTACGATCTGGATTCCCTGATGTACGTCATGTTCGACAACCAGACGCCGACCTATGTACGCAGCCTGCCTCAGGAGGTTATGGATCTGCGCTCACAGGAATACGAGAAATACTTCCTCGACTCACAGTCGCTGGATCAGACTGTGCAGGCCATGGTAACCAGACATAACGAGTATCTGAAACAGAACAAGTAG
- a CDS encoding carbohydrate ABC transporter permease — MNKAVVTKSIATLIMLFFSIVMIVPFIWMISTSFKTPAEVFQYPVQWIPSHFNWSHHVKVWTGQGSFVPYYLNSLKVAVLSTIGAVSLSALAAYGFARIEFKGRNTMFMVYLSMMMVPPQVLFVPKFIMFDWAGIYNTHWALILPGMFTIFGVFMMRQFFLSVPHEISEAAFIDGAGHFRIFSRIILPMAKPSLATLAIIDFSWHWNDYENALVFLIDHDLFTVPLGLQNFILENNVDYNGMMAAATAGIIPMILVFLLGQKYIIEGVASSAVKG; from the coding sequence ATGAATAAAGCCGTAGTTACCAAAAGCATTGCCACACTCATCATGCTGTTCTTCAGCATCGTCATGATCGTACCCTTCATCTGGATGATCAGCACTTCATTTAAGACACCGGCAGAGGTCTTTCAATATCCGGTCCAGTGGATTCCCAGCCATTTCAACTGGAGCCATCATGTTAAGGTCTGGACCGGTCAGGGCAGCTTCGTGCCTTACTATTTGAATTCCCTTAAGGTTGCCGTGCTGAGCACTATAGGTGCCGTCTCCCTGTCGGCCTTAGCCGCTTACGGCTTTGCCAGAATTGAGTTCAAAGGGCGGAACACCATGTTCATGGTCTATCTGTCCATGATGATGGTTCCCCCGCAGGTGCTGTTCGTGCCCAAATTCATCATGTTCGACTGGGCCGGCATCTACAACACCCACTGGGCGCTGATCCTGCCCGGAATGTTCACGATCTTCGGCGTGTTCATGATGCGGCAGTTCTTCCTCTCGGTGCCTCATGAAATCTCAGAGGCCGCCTTCATCGACGGCGCAGGCCACTTCCGCATCTTCTCGCGGATTATCCTGCCAATGGCTAAGCCGTCGCTGGCCACCCTGGCCATCATTGACTTCTCCTGGCACTGGAATGACTATGAGAATGCGCTCGTCTTCCTGATTGACCATGACCTGTTCACCGTTCCGCTCGGGCTGCAGAATTTCATCCTGGAGAACAATGTGGATTACAACGGCATGATGGCCGCCGCAACAGCCGGAATCATTCCCATGATCCTCGTCTTCCTGCTCGGCCAGAAATACATTATTGAAGGCGTGGCAAGCTCAGCGGTCAAGGGCTGA
- the ald gene encoding alanine dehydrogenase, which produces MIIGVPKEIKNNENRVAITPAGVVSLVADGHKVLVEAGAGVGSGFLNEEYAAAGAELIAEAAAVWAAAEMVMKVKEPLESEYGYFRPGLILFTYLHLAPEPALAAALKDKGVFAIGYETVVDGRTLPLLTPMSEVAGRMSVQLGAQFLQKNYGGQGILLSGVPGVSRGKVSIIGGGVVGTNAAKMAIGLGAEVTIVDLSADRLRQLDDIFGSQISTLISNPYNIAKAVAEADLLVGAVLIPGAKAPKLVTEEMVKAMKPGSVIVDVAIDQGGIVETIDRVTTHDNPVFEKHGVLHYSVANMPGAVAKTSTIALTNVTVPYALQIANKGVFQAIEDNAGLKSGVNVANGKITCQAVAEALGEEYFTVEKAVEQEFTLI; this is translated from the coding sequence ATGATTATTGGTGTACCTAAAGAAATCAAAAATAATGAAAACCGCGTAGCGATTACCCCTGCTGGAGTTGTGAGTCTGGTAGCCGATGGACATAAAGTACTGGTTGAAGCCGGTGCCGGTGTAGGCAGCGGATTCCTGAATGAAGAATATGCTGCAGCCGGAGCAGAACTGATTGCAGAAGCCGCTGCTGTCTGGGCTGCCGCTGAAATGGTTATGAAGGTTAAAGAGCCGCTCGAAAGCGAGTATGGCTACTTCCGTCCGGGTCTCATTCTCTTCACTTACCTGCACCTTGCTCCAGAGCCTGCCCTTGCAGCTGCCCTGAAAGACAAAGGCGTATTCGCAATCGGCTATGAAACCGTTGTTGATGGACGTACACTGCCGCTGCTCACACCGATGAGCGAAGTAGCCGGACGTATGTCCGTGCAGCTCGGCGCACAGTTCCTGCAGAAGAATTACGGCGGACAAGGCATTCTGCTCTCCGGTGTTCCCGGCGTAAGCCGCGGCAAGGTTAGCATTATCGGCGGCGGTGTGGTAGGTACTAATGCAGCTAAGATGGCGATCGGCCTTGGCGCAGAAGTTACGATTGTCGACCTGAGCGCGGACAGACTGCGCCAGCTGGATGATATCTTCGGTTCACAGATCAGCACCCTGATCTCTAATCCATATAACATTGCCAAAGCCGTAGCTGAAGCAGACCTGCTGGTAGGCGCAGTGCTGATCCCGGGGGCTAAAGCTCCTAAGCTGGTTACTGAAGAAATGGTCAAAGCGATGAAGCCTGGCTCCGTCATTGTAGACGTGGCTATTGACCAGGGCGGTATCGTAGAAACGATTGACCGTGTAACCACACACGATAATCCAGTATTCGAGAAACACGGCGTTCTGCACTACTCGGTAGCGAATATGCCGGGTGCTGTGGCCAAAACCTCGACCATTGCTTTAACCAACGTTACGGTTCCATATGCACTGCAAATTGCAAATAAAGGCGTGTTCCAGGCGATCGAAGACAATGCCGGATTGAAGAGCGGCGTCAACGTAGCTAACGGAAAAATCACCTGCCAGGCCGTGGCAGAAGCTCTTGGGGAAGAGTACTTCACGGTAGAAAAAGCAGTAGAGCAAGAGTTCACTCTGATCTAG